The genome window CGAAGAATCTACTATGGAGAAGGAGGACTGATAAGCGAGGTTTGGTCAGCATTTCCTGAAAATAGACAGGTTAGCGATGAATTAGGAGGATTCTTCTATAATGGAAACGGGGGTATAACAGTAACACCACCGGTAAGCTGGATCTTCGAACCAAACTTCCTGCTTTCTTACCCTGATCGTGCTATACATATCATGCGATACAAGGACATACACGAGCGGATGTCGCTGCTTTACCCATACTTCGAATATGAGTTTGGTAGAAGGAACGTCGATGTGCTACCAATCACTGATGGTGCTGCCACTTACTGGCTAATGCCATTGATCGTCAAGTTGGACACGGTATATGTGCCTTGGAGTGCTAACAACCCTATGTATAGACTGGTAGGCTACGCACTGATCGATACATTCAATGGTACGCCAACGGTTCTGATCAAAGGTGACGACTTTTTTACCAACATGTTTGTTGATGCGTATCAGGAACGTGTGACACGAGAAACTCCTAGTTGGCTGAATAACCAACTTAGGTTCCCTGAGGAGCTTTTTTGGTGGAAGGTTAGTATGTACAACTTTTATCATGTTACAGATGTATCTACGTTCATAGGCGCAAGAGAGTTCTTCGAGATCCCGGTAGAGCTTTCTCCCTACTATATAATAGCACAGCCTCCAGGCTTTGACAAGCCGGAGTATCTGGGTTTGTTATCTCTGGAATTAAGGGGTGCAGCTGGTAGGAACTTGGCGGGTTACATGGTGGTCAGAAATGATTACCCACATGACGGTGAGCTTATATTTTACCAAGTGCCATTGGAGTCACAAACAAAGTTACTTGGACCAACAGCTATAAGGGAAGCGCTTGATCGAGACCCAGACTTTGCACAGCTGAAGACACTTCTAAGGAATCCTAGGATAGGTGATAATATTATCTACAGAATTGGAAATCATGATGTCTACTTCATGCCAGTATACACTGCGGGCGCAGGTGGTGTGGTTACTCAGCTGGGTACTGTAGCAGCCGTAGGCGCTGCGTTTACTGGTGAGTATTATGTAGGTTTGGGCCAGAATGTTGAAGAAGCTTTCAGAGCATACCTATCAAAGCTAGCGGGAATTCGTACTCCAGGTCAACCCCCAATCACGGTTCTTGATCGGCAGACTAAGATTGATAACATACTGAACATCTTTAAGGACAAAAACCTTTCAGTCGTAAGACCCACGACAATAAGCGTGCCCTTGACATTTCAAGAGCAACAGGTAAGGTATGATGTTGAAGGGGATCTTGCTAATGTGCAGAATGCTGTAAACAGCTTCATCGACAAATGGGTAAGACAGGACACGTCTCGTGTTTTGATGTGGGATGCTGATGAAAGAGTGAACTTTGGTGTTGCTATTATGTTTGAAGGTATTACGGAAGTGCACTACATAACAATTGAGGTAGGCAAATAGATGTTGTTACTGATTAACAACATTTCTTCATATCTTGATGACCTGAAGGAATGCTTGAACAAAACTGGCGCCAAGTATAACATACAGAAATATGACGAGCTGAACGGTCATTCAATCAGCAATTACAAAGGTATAATCCTGTCAGGAAGAACAAACAGTGTGAAGGAGATGAATGTGTCAAATATGCAAACTATCAGAACGGCCTACAAGGAAGACAGACCGCTGCTCGGCATATGTTATGGTGCTGAAATTATGGCACTAGCATTTAATGGCTCATTACAGCGATTGAATGAGAGAATTGTTGGAGACAATGCGGTGACTGTCAAGGAAAATAATTTACTCACAAACAGAAAGTCCTTGAACGTATTTGAAAGCCATGGATACCACATTGCTAGACTTCCACATGAACTTACCTGCGTAGCTGATTCTATTAACTGTAAATATGAAATTATAGCACATGCGAACAAGCACATGTTTGGTACGCAGTTCCATCCAGAATTGAGCAGAGACGGAATGGAAATTCTCAATAACTTTATCCGGCTGACAAAGTCCTAAATTTCTATATTAAATACTTGTTGTTGATATATGTACGATGCGGATTGCTGAGAATTATTGCATGAGATTATCCTATAGATAGATTTTTAAGATAAACTATTGTTACATGTTTCTGATCACAATGGGTGAACTTGACGATAAGGTAGCAAGATTGGAAGAGGAAATTGCAGCGTTGAAGAGGGAAGTTACTGTACTGAAAAGAGCGTTAAGAAATAAGATAGCAAGGTATGAAGTGGGTCAAATAAAACATGGTCGTGAAATTAAATCGATAATAGAGTAACTCTTTATTCTAACTTCTATTCGCTAACCAAGAGTATTATTGTCTTAATCGATGTTGTAAGAGGCATAGGATTATCCATGCTACGCCACACAAATATTTCTGCAAAATAGATACCCTCTTCATCTGGAGTCCATGATATGCTTTGACGTACCGACATGTTAGGTTCCAGTATACCATCGATCCATTTAATTTCTACTGGGAACCCTTCATTGTTCTTGATCTGTACTATGTACGCAAATTCCTGCTCAGTTGAAAGTTTATTCGTAAGATCTGATCCGATCCATGCTCGTTCATTAGGGGCAAACTTGCCTATAGCGGTGCCTTGCTGATCAACTACCGATAGCCTAGACACACTTACTTTGCTTCCAATTTCTATGGGATTGCCTACGCTTTGCAAACCATACGGTAAACTAGAAAACTGTTCAGAATCAGCATAGAGTGTGTAACTTGTTATTAACGGAACTCTATCACTAACCTTAAATTCAAAGACTGTCTTTGTATTGGGTGCTATTGTCTCTGATTCTGGCTTTATGGATGCAAAGCCAACTACGTTATTGCGTTCATCATAGAACGTAGCGTAAACTTTTGTTGTACTCGCTGTTTTATCACCA of Nitrososphaerales archaeon contains these proteins:
- a CDS encoding UPF0182 family protein, which produces MWDSVDDKPKQDIGRYIRLGLFALIGIVIFGIVSNQSVNILMNVNEFSELFTKPIYYAIFSGLILAAIALIRVDVRRRESLVWWVFALGLSFIKREAFESAETRVKYHDFKLSKTNFAIWQVTKVLLFAPLFTNLIFGMAALYVLDGNDLGTGTLTNIFYLPFITSPDPTIAKQLVIPMIPSLTMLIPPLLGAVGIRLMLYVGIRNLVNIASSYVVDTSEGRPKYLFYLSIIELVIGAGLFWSSFNMFFTYNIDYNTKYAIVGTALLGAAFIAWSFIDRRRSKVIILPSRKNVYIRLLTIVSIALVVGSIMAVNNSIADARKIEYLGPYTAQQIAVNRYFAELDEVREINYDVKLFATHASTVQDVVSTNKELLSKVRLWDWSAAFTKLKPEIGLIPYVDFQDSDIIRFNNTLYWSAAMKPILPSSVTAENRWYAQHLVYTHVPNGFLMLNAHSGDIANSDRFFQQRRIYYGEGGLISEVWSAFPENRQVSDELGGFFYNGNGGITVTPPVSWIFEPNFLLSYPDRAIHIMRYKDIHERMSLLYPYFEYEFGRRNVDVLPITDGAATYWLMPLIVKLDTVYVPWSANNPMYRLVGYALIDTFNGTPTVLIKGDDFFTNMFVDAYQERVTRETPSWLNNQLRFPEELFWWKVSMYNFYHVTDVSTFIGAREFFEIPVELSPYYIIAQPPGFDKPEYLGLLSLELRGAAGRNLAGYMVVRNDYPHDGELIFYQVPLESQTKLLGPTAIREALDRDPDFAQLKTLLRNPRIGDNIIYRIGNHDVYFMPVYTAGAGGVVTQLGTVAAVGAAFTGEYYVGLGQNVEEAFRAYLSKLAGIRTPGQPPITVLDRQTKIDNILNIFKDKNLSVVRPTTISVPLTFQEQQVRYDVEGDLANVQNAVNSFIDKWVRQDTSRVLMWDADERVNFGVAIMFEGITEVHYITIEVGK
- a CDS encoding gamma-glutamyl-gamma-aminobutyrate hydrolase family protein (Members of this family of hydrolases with an active site Cys residue belong to MEROPS family C26.), with protein sequence MLLLINNISSYLDDLKECLNKTGAKYNIQKYDELNGHSISNYKGIILSGRTNSVKEMNVSNMQTIRTAYKEDRPLLGICYGAEIMALAFNGSLQRLNERIVGDNAVTVKENNLLTNRKSLNVFESHGYHIARLPHELTCVADSINCKYEIIAHANKHMFGTQFHPELSRDGMEILNNFIRLTKS
- a CDS encoding FxLYD domain-containing protein — its product is MIGILLMLPAYGEPNIRLFNYSSYTDINGSLVVVGEVVNDGREAIRSVEVKATFFDVADNVLGSGSTLTPIEVIPPGQRAPFMIIGVSDYAFNIKSFELQVVQFTTGPAKPAKLEIVSTDQFSDGIAEVRVKGEILNTGDKTASTTKVYATFYDERNNVVGFASIKPESETIAPNTKTVFEFKVSDRVPLITSYTLYADSEQFSSLPYGLQSVGNPIEIGSKVSVSRLSVVDQQGTAIGKFAPNERAWIGSDLTNKLSTEQEFAYIVQIKNNEGFPVEIKWIDGILEPNMSVRQSISWTPDEEGIYFAEIFVWRSMDNPMPLTTSIKTIILLVSE